GCTCGGAGCAGAAGCGGTTGACGTCGTCGTAGTTGCCCTCGATGCCGACCAGCTCGCCACCGTAGACACCGGCCATGACGACCTTGCCCTGCTCCAGGTCGTGCGGGATGAACACGCAGGAGCGGAAGCCGGCGCGGGCGGCCGCGGCGCCGACGGCGCCGGCCAGGTTGCCCGTGGAGGAGCAGGACAGGGTGGTGAAGCCGAAGGCGCGGGCGGCCTCGACGGCGATGGCCACGACGCGGTCCTTGAAGGAGTGCGTCGGGTTGCCGGAGTCGTCCTTGACGTACAGCTTGCCGGTGACGCCCAGCTCCTTGGCCAGGTTCTCGGCGTCCACGAGCTTGGTGAAGCCCGGGTTCAGGCTCGGCTTGGAGGCCACGTCCGCCGGGACGGGCAGCAGCGGCGCGTAGCGCCAGATGTTGTTCGGGCCGGCCTCGATCGCGGCGCGCAGCGCCTCGACGTCTTCAGATGACCCAGTGCCGAGCGGGAGGTCGTAGGCCACTTCGAGGGGGCCGAAGCACTCGGCGCAGGCGAAGATGGGACCGAGCTCGAAGCGGGTACCGCACTCGCGACAGGAGAGTCCGGTGGCGGGTCCGAGATCGACGGATCCGTTGTTGGCAGATCCGAGGTCGGCAGAGGTGGCGACAGTCTGTGCAGCCATGACGGCGAGGCCCTTTCTCCTCATCTTCCCCATGGCGCACTTCGCCATGAGACGGAATTGGCACCTTCCCTAGCCGGGGGACCCCGCTGACGTCGCCGATGGCGAGTGCGAGAACCGACTGGAGGGTTGCCGGGGCTTCAACGGGCCGTGTCCCTCTGCCCCTCTGGATGAGCGGTATGGCACCGGCACACGCGCTCTATGGCGCGCCGGTGCGTTTGTACGCGGGACCCCCGGCATGCGGTGGTCCTTCGCGTTGTTCAAGACTGTAACTGAAGGGACGGGCGGTTGAGACAGCCGTCCGAACCGCGAGATGGATCACAATTCGGCCGAAAAGCGCCGAGTGCCGCTGAGTGTCGCTGAGAAGCCAGGGAGTGCTGAGAGTGCTGGATGAGGTGGAGCGCTGGCTGGCAGACCGCTCCTGGTCCGCCGCCGACCGACCGCTCGACCAGCTGCTCGAACGGAAACGGGCGGCCGGTACGACGGTCAGCGTGGTACTGCCCGCGCTCGACGAGGAGGCCACGGTCGGGCAGATCGTGGAGGTGATCCGGAGGGATCTGATCGAGGGCCTGGCGGTCCCCCTGGTGGACGAGCTGGTGGTGGTCGACTCGGGCTCCACCGACCGCACGGCCGAGGTCGCGGCGAAGGCCGGCGCCCGGGTGGTGCACCGGGACGCGATCCTGCCGCGGATCCCCGCGCTGCCCGGCAAGGGCGAGGTGCTGTGGCGCTCGCTGCTGGCCACCACCGGGGACGTCGTCTGCTTCGTGGACGCCGACCTGCGGGACTTCTCGTCCTCCTTCGTCTCCGGGATCGTCGGCCCGCTGCTGACCGAGCCGCAGGTGCAGTTCGTCAAGGCGATGTACGACCGCCCGCTCGGGGACGCGCCCGGCCAGGGCGGGCGGGTCACGGAGCTGGTGGCGCGCCCGCTGCTGAACCTCCACTGGCCGCAGCTGGCCGGTTTCGTCCAGCCGCTGGGGGGCGAGTACGCCGTACGCCGCTCCCTGCTGGAACGTTTGCCCTTCCCGGTCGGATACGGAGTGGAGCTGGGCCTGCTCGTGGACGCGCTGCACACGGTCGGGCTGGACGCGCTGGCCCAGGTGGACGTGGGGGTCCGGCTGCACCGGCACCAGGACGGTCAGGCGCTGGGCCGGATGGCCGCGGCGATCTACCGCACCGCGCAGCTGCGGCTCTCGCGCGGGCACCTCGTACGGCCGGAGCTGACGCAGTTCGAGCGGGGGCCGGACGGGTTCGTTCCGCGGACGTATGCGGTGGACACGGAGGAGCGGCCGCCGATGGCGGAGATCAAGGAGTACGCGGGCCGGCGGGTGGCGTGACGCACGGCTTGACCGAGACGTGACGAACCGGACATTTACCGGACGTTTGAGCGAGGACCGCCCGGGCTAGGTTCGCCGCATGGCTTCCCGCATGGCTTCTCAGGTACTCGTCGCCGCCAACCGCGGCCCGCTCTCGTACGCCCTCGACGCCGAAGGCACCCTCAGCGCCCGGCGCGGCGGGGGCGGCCTCGTCTCCGGCCTCTCCGCGGCGCTCGCGACACAGCCGGAGGCCCTGTGGATCTGCGCGGCGCTGTCCGAGGCCGACCGGGAGGCGGTCCGCCGGGGCGTTTCCGAGCCCGGCGTCCGGATGCTGGACATCGATCCCGCGGTGTACGACGACGCGTACAACGGCATCGCCAACTCGGTGCTCTGGTTCACCCACCACCACCTGTACGACGTCCCGCGCGAGCCCGTCTTCGACGCGGAGTTCCGCCGGCGCTGGGACTCGTACACCGCCTACAACCGGGCCTTCGCCGAGGCCCTGGCCGAGGAGGCCGCCGAGGGCGCGTCGGTCCTGGTGCAGGACTACCACCTGGCACTGGTACCGGGGGCCCTGCGCGAGCTGCGGCCGGACCTGCGGATCGCGCACTTCACGCACACCCCGTGGGCATCGTGGGACTTCCTCGACATGCTCCCGGACGACATCCGGCGGCAGCTGGTGTGGGGGATGCTCGGCGCGGACCAGCTGGGCTTCCACGCCTGGCGGTGGTCGGTGAACTTCATCACCGGCTCGAACACCGACGACGAGCGGGGCATCGCCGACTCGTACCTGCCCAGCGGGGTCCCGGAGCGCGGGGTGTGGCACCGCAAGCTGCGCGCCGACGGGGGCGGGTACGAGAAGAAGCGGTTCACCGAGGTCCGGCAGTACCCCCTCGGGGTCGACGCGGACGAGCTGCGGGCGCTCGCGCACCGGCCGGAGGTGGACGACAAGCTGGCCGCGCTGCGGGCGGAGGTCGGCGACTGCCAGACCATCGTGCGGGTGGACCGCACCGAGCTGTCGAAGAACATCCTGCGCGGGCTCCTGGCCTACCGGGAACTGCTGACCACCCACCCCGAGTGGCGCGGCCGGGTGGTCCACCTGGCCTCGGCCTACCCCTCGCGGCAGGACCTGGCGGTGTACCGGGCGTACACGGAGTCGGTGCGCGAGCTGGCCGCGGAGATCAACGCGGAATTCGGTACGGCGGACTGGCAGCCGGTCCTCGTCTCGGTCGAGGACGACTTCGCCCGCTCGCTGGCGGCGTACCGGCTGGCGGACGTGGCGCTGGTCAACCCGGTGCGGGACGGGATGAACCTCGTCGCGAAGGAGATCCCGGTGGTGTCGGAGGCGGGCTGCGCGCTGGTGCTGTCCACCGGGGCGGGGGCGTACGACGAGCTGCGCGGGGACGCGCTGACGGTGAGCCCGTACGACGTCACGGCGACGGCCGAGGCCCTGCACGAAGCCCTGACCATGCCGGCGGCCGAACGCGCGGAACGCACCAAACGCCTGGCCGCAGCCGCCACCGCCCTCCCCCCGAAGGCCTGGTTCCAGGCCCAGCTGGAGGCACTGCGCGCGTGAGGGGGGGGTCGGCTGGGCGGTGTCAGAGCTGGTTTGGGGGTTTCCCGTCAGTCCCATCGTCCTTCCGTGTCGGGCCGGTCCGTCAAGGGCGCTCCTTCGTCGCGTCGCTTCGCGATGGCCTTCGGCCACCCTTGACAGCCCGTCCCGCCCCGGAAAGCCGAAAGACTGCCGGGAAGCCCCCAAAAGAACGGTCACGGGGCAGGAGGGGAGGAGCGGCCTCGTCAGGGATGAGGCGAGAGGCTTCCCCTTGCCACGCCGGGCATCCGGGCCCGTCCAGGGAGGGCCCAGGGCCGGGGGCCCGGGGGCGCGTCAGATCGCTACGCGCTTCTCATTTCTCAGCGTCCGGCGGCCGTCTGGGGCTGATACCTGCACCAAATGGTGATCAGAGCGGCGTGGGGAGCACATAGGCGGGCTCGACGTTGGCGACCGCAGTGGTGAACTCTCGACCGGAGGCTCCCCGGATGTATGCCAGCTCCATCCAATGCTCGTGGGCGACCGAGTCCGAGACGTTCTCGTTGATCACGGCCATCAGCTCGCCCTCGGTGCCGGAGGCGATGTCGCGGACGCGGCGGCGCAGTAGTCGATGCGGGACGTACTCGTACCGTTCAGTCATCGAGCCCTCCCTCAAAAGTGCTTAGGAAGCGCTGCCAGCCGACCAGTGCCCGGTCGAGCAGCTCGGCACTGGGCTCGTCTATGGCCCTCACCCTCGGCAAGGGTTTGTCCGAGCTGTCGATGCTGGGCTCGTCGTGGGCGTAGCTGTGCATGATGCGGTCACTCCCTACCAGCGGGTGGTGTGACCAGCGTCGGGGCATTGCAAAGCCCCAACTATCCGGAGTTGTGGATAGTCGGGGCCTTGGGTTGACTCACAGTCAGATGCTCAGCCAGGAGCCGTACGACAGGAACGAATCCGGCAGCTGGCGGCGTGCGGCTTCCAGTCCTGCGTACGTCTCCCGCACCGTCTGGTGGTAGCGGGCCTGCTGAGGGGCTGCCTTCCGTGCCTTCAGCAGGTTCTGGAACGACGCGTCGAGGTCTCCGGTCCACATCTGCGCCCGCGCCAGCTCCGCGTGGTGGTGGCTGCGCCGCGACTTCGGCCAGTCCGCCGGAATGCTCACCCCTCGGCCGGCCTGCGCGGCCTGCCCGTACTGGTCCAGCTCGGCCAACACCGACACCCGGTGCACCTGCACGTTGGTCGGACCGAACGCCAGCCAGTGCGTCGACACGGCCTCGCCGGTGCCCTCGGCGATCCGGCCCGCCTCGGCGAGGTGCCCCTCCGCCCGGCCCCCGTCCTTCGACCGGCCGGCCATCACCGCAGCGCCCAGGTGGAGCTGCCCGGTGACGACGTCGCGCTCCCGGCCGGGGTCGGCCTGCTCCAGAGTCCGGAGGCCCAGATCGATGAGGCGCTGGCCCGTCTTGTACTCGCCCTCGCGCAGGTAGGTGAGGGCGCGCATGTACCGGTACATACCGGCGATGACCGCGTCCGAGCCGCGCTGCGCCGCCCAGTCCATGCGCGCCAGGGCGATGGCGGCCAAGTCGTAGTAGCCCAGCTTCGAGGCCACGTCGTAGGCGGTGCGATAGGTGGAGGCCAGGAGCAACCACCCTTCCCCACGCGGGGTTGCGTGGGCAGCGGTGGTGGCCTCCTGGATGAGCCCCGGGATGCGGGAGGCAACCTGCTTGATCTCGCCCGCGCGGACCGCGACGAGGAGTTCCTCCGCGTCGTCGGCGAGGAGCCGGTGCGCACGCGGGGTGATGTCGGGATCTGCGCCCAGGTCGTACAGGTCCAAGGCCTCACGGATGGGCCTTATCAGGACGTCGAGTTCGTCCGCGCGCAGCTCGGTCATGTAGGGCTGGCCGGTGACGGTCTGGACCTGGACCCGGAGGGCTCTGGCCACGGCGGCGATGACGTGGGGCGAGGCCGGAGTGACGCCCTGTTCGACCTTGGTGAGGGTCCCGTAGGGGACTGCGGAGAGGTCGGACAACGCGGCCTGGGTGAGGTGGCGTTCCCGGCGCAGGCGGCGGATACGCGCACCGGTGTGGTCGTGAGGTAGAGAGTGCATAGTGGCTCCCGTTCTGACTCGACACCAGAACGGTACCGGCCCGGCCGACGGTGGATCTCGGCGAGCAGATCGAGGACTACGGACGCCTTACGGCAGGGCGGGGTATGCCGTGGCCGAGGGCGGCCAGAATCGCAGCCTCCTTGCCCGGCGTGATGCCGTGCTCGGCGGCCCTGGGATGCTCCACCGGACGGCCTTCGGCCTCCAGCCATTCCCAGGTGTCGCTGATGGTCGTGGTCAAGGGCCGGCAGGACAGTCCGGCCGCCACGGCACGCGACGAGTCCACGGACCACACACCGGCGGCGGTGCGCCACAACGGCATCTCGGTCCACTGGCGAACGCCGTGATCCTCCAGCACGGCCGGATCAGCCCAGACGACTTGTCCGACGCCGCCGGTGACAGCAAGGCAATGGGCGAGGAACTCCCCGGTGGAGAGCGGGGTCGGATGGGCGATGTTGAAAGCCCCGCCGCCGGTTCGAGCGGCTTGATCCAGAGCGAACGCGGCCACGTCGCGCACGTCCACGGGCTGGATCGAGCGTGAGGACGGGGCAGCGGCGAGGATCACCCCGCCGCGCTCGGCCCGCCGTAGCCACCACGGCAGCCGGCCCACGTACTCGCCGGGCCCCAGAATCACCCCGGGGCGGAGAACCACCGCGTCGCCCCCGAAGGTCTGACGGACGGCCTTCTCCGCCCCGGCCTTCTGGAACCCGTACTTCGTGGGAGACCCGTCGGCACCGGTGTATCCGAACGACTCATCGGCGTCGGCCGGTGCGTCCAGCAGAGCCGAGTGCTCCGTCAGAGGCTGATGCGGCCACCCCTGATAGACGGACACGGTGGAAACGTGCACCCAGCGGCCAACCACCGGACGCAGGGCCTCGGCGGCCGCCAACACGGTGTGGGGAGCCATCTCCCCCGACGAGGTGTCCACGACGGCGTCCCACGAACCCGACTGCGCCAGACGCTTCAGATCCGCGTCGCTGGTCCGGTCACCTCGTACCGTCTCAATGCCTTCCGGCACAGCGCCGGAGCGACCCCGGTTGAACGCGGTCACGTCCCAACCGCGAGCGAGCGCGCCCTCGATCACTGCTCTGCCAAGGAACCAGCCACCATCCAGCACCAAGATTCGCATGCCCGCGCCCCTGCCACGGATCCGGGCGGCTTACGACCACCCCAAACGGGCTGCGGACGCCGAAAAGAGAGGAACGCGTAGCGATCTGAGGCGCCCAGGTGCTCCTCCCGCCGCTCTCATCAACATTTGGTGCAGGGATCAGCCCCAGACGGCCGGTAGGCGCTGAGAAATGAGGAGCGCGTAGCGATCTGACGCGCCCCGGGCCCCCGGCCCTGGGCCCTCCTTGAACGGGCCCGGATGCCCGGCGTGGCAAGGCCCGGCCCCTCGCCTCATCGCTGACGGGGCCGCTCCTCCTGCTCCTGCCCCGTGACCGTTCCTTTGGGGGGTTCTCGGCAGTCCTTGTCTTTCCGGGGCGGGGCGGGCTGTCAAGGGTGGCCGAAGGCCATCGCGAAGCGACGCGACGAAGGAGCGCCCTTGACGGACCGGCCCGACACGGAAGGACGATGGGACTGACGGGAAACCCCCAAACCAGCCCTGACACCGCCCAGCCGGGACCCGGATCCCCGGAGTCCCGGCCCACCCCGCGACCCGCCCGCCCTCAGGCGCGCAGCGCACCCGCCAGCTGCGACAGGAACGCCGTCACCGCGCCCGGGCCCGGGAGGACTAGGTCGGCTCGGGCGGCGAGTTCCGGGACCTCGGCGGAGCCGCTGCACACCAGGAGCCCCGGGAGGCCCTCGGCGCGGCGCTTCTCGACCGCCGAGTACGCCGCGAGGTCCCCGAGGTCGTCCCCCGCGTACAGCACGGCCTCGGCGTCCCGTTCCGTGAGGAACTCCGTCAGGGCGACGCCCTTGTCCATCCCCGGCGGGCGCAGCTCGAGCACCGCCCGGCCCGGCTCGACCATCAGCCCGTGCCGGGCGGCCAGCTCGGCGAGGGGTTCGCGCAGGGCGTCGAAGGCCGCCGTCGGGTCTTCGGCGCGGCGGGTGTGGACGGCCAGCGCCTGGCCCTTCTCCTCGATCCAGGTCCCGCGCCACGCCCCGATCGCGTCGAGGAACCCCGGCAGCTCCGCCCGTACGGCGGCGACGCCCGGGTGCTCGGCGGGGGCGTGCACGATGCCGGTGACGGCGTCCCAGCGCTCGGCCCCGTAGTGGCCCAGGACCACCAGGTGCTCCAGCCCCGGCACCCCGGCGAAGCCGCCGTAGCGGACGGCGACCCCGGCCGGCCGGCCGGTGACCACGGCGACCGCGTCGACCTGGGGGGCCAGCTCGGCGAGCGCCGGCACGGCGGCCGGGTGGGCGCGGGCCTGGTCGGGGTCGGGGACGATCTCGGCGAGGGTTCCGTCGAAGTCGAGGGCGATGACGGCTCTGCGGGGTGCGCGGAGGAGGGCTTCGAGTCCCTCGCGTCCGGCTGCGGTGGCGGGCACGGGCATAGGCGGCAGGTCGTGCGGCTGGCTCCCCATACCGATGACCCTACCGGCGCCGTCCGGGCCCGCCCAGCCCCCGCCGTAGACGCTCTAGCGCCGGGCCCGCTGGGCCTCGCGGATGCGTCGGAGGCGGTTGACCGTGCCCGGGGCGTGCTCGAGCGCGCGTGGATCGTCCATCAAGGCGTTGAGCAGCTGGTAGTAGCGGACCGGGGTCAGCCCCAGCCCTTCGCGTATCGCCCGCTCCTTGGCTCCGGGGCCGGGCCAGGTCCGTCCCTCGTACGCGAGCACCGCCGCCTCGGTGGCTGTCAGAGTCACCCGCGTCACCTGCCCGTCGTCCGTCATACGGCCAGATTAACTGCGCCCACCGACACCAACACCGACACCGCCCCCGACCGGCACCGGTAGCGACGTCAGCGCTCGCCGTCCGCCTTGCGCGCCGTCGTCGCGATCTCCTCCAGGACCTTCGCCGGCTGCCCGCCCGGCTGGACGGTCTTGCCGATGTTCTGCTTCAGGTCCTCGCTGACCCCGGCCCAGGACTTCTTGCCGACCGGGTAGAGGCGGGCGGTCGGCAGGGCCGTCAGGAAGGTCTTGAGCTGCGTGGCCGAGCCGCCGGTGCTGTTCGCCATGGCCCGGTAGCCGCTGGTGGTGACCGGCAGCAGGTCGTACTGGTTGGTGAAGGCGGTCACGTTCTTCGCGGAGTACAGGTGGTCCAGGAACTTCCCGGACTCCTTCTTGTGGCCGTTCTTGAAGGCCATCACCCAGTCCGCGACGCCCATGGTGGAGTGGTCGGTGCCGTCGACGGTCGGCATGGCGACCATGCCGAACTTCAGGCCCTTGCCGGCGGCCTGCTTCAGCAGCGTCGGGTGGCCGTTGAGCATGCCGACCTCGCCGCGCGTGAAGCCGTCGAAGGCGGCCTGGCGGTCCAGCTTG
The Streptomyces sp. NBC_00091 genome window above contains:
- a CDS encoding glucosyl-3-phosphoglycerate synthase; protein product: MLDEVERWLADRSWSAADRPLDQLLERKRAAGTTVSVVLPALDEEATVGQIVEVIRRDLIEGLAVPLVDELVVVDSGSTDRTAEVAAKAGARVVHRDAILPRIPALPGKGEVLWRSLLATTGDVVCFVDADLRDFSSSFVSGIVGPLLTEPQVQFVKAMYDRPLGDAPGQGGRVTELVARPLLNLHWPQLAGFVQPLGGEYAVRRSLLERLPFPVGYGVELGLLVDALHTVGLDALAQVDVGVRLHRHQDGQALGRMAAAIYRTAQLRLSRGHLVRPELTQFERGPDGFVPRTYAVDTEERPPMAEIKEYAGRRVA
- a CDS encoding trehalose-6-phosphate synthase, with amino-acid sequence MASQVLVAANRGPLSYALDAEGTLSARRGGGGLVSGLSAALATQPEALWICAALSEADREAVRRGVSEPGVRMLDIDPAVYDDAYNGIANSVLWFTHHHLYDVPREPVFDAEFRRRWDSYTAYNRAFAEALAEEAAEGASVLVQDYHLALVPGALRELRPDLRIAHFTHTPWASWDFLDMLPDDIRRQLVWGMLGADQLGFHAWRWSVNFITGSNTDDERGIADSYLPSGVPERGVWHRKLRADGGGYEKKRFTEVRQYPLGVDADELRALAHRPEVDDKLAALRAEVGDCQTIVRVDRTELSKNILRGLLAYRELLTTHPEWRGRVVHLASAYPSRQDLAVYRAYTESVRELAAEINAEFGTADWQPVLVSVEDDFARSLAAYRLADVALVNPVRDGMNLVAKEIPVVSEAGCALVLSTGAGAYDELRGDALTVSPYDVTATAEALHEALTMPAAERAERTKRLAAAATALPPKAWFQAQLEALRA
- a CDS encoding helix-turn-helix transcriptional regulator, which encodes MHSLPHDHTGARIRRLRRERHLTQAALSDLSAVPYGTLTKVEQGVTPASPHVIAAVARALRVQVQTVTGQPYMTELRADELDVLIRPIREALDLYDLGADPDITPRAHRLLADDAEELLVAVRAGEIKQVASRIPGLIQEATTAAHATPRGEGWLLLASTYRTAYDVASKLGYYDLAAIALARMDWAAQRGSDAVIAGMYRYMRALTYLREGEYKTGQRLIDLGLRTLEQADPGRERDVVTGQLHLGAAVMAGRSKDGGRAEGHLAEAGRIAEGTGEAVSTHWLAFGPTNVQVHRVSVLAELDQYGQAAQAGRGVSIPADWPKSRRSHHHAELARAQMWTGDLDASFQNLLKARKAAPQQARYHQTVRETYAGLEAARRQLPDSFLSYGSWLSI
- a CDS encoding NAD-dependent epimerase/dehydratase family protein; translation: MRILVLDGGWFLGRAVIEGALARGWDVTAFNRGRSGAVPEGIETVRGDRTSDADLKRLAQSGSWDAVVDTSSGEMAPHTVLAAAEALRPVVGRWVHVSTVSVYQGWPHQPLTEHSALLDAPADADESFGYTGADGSPTKYGFQKAGAEKAVRQTFGGDAVVLRPGVILGPGEYVGRLPWWLRRAERGGVILAAAPSSRSIQPVDVRDVAAFALDQAARTGGGAFNIAHPTPLSTGEFLAHCLAVTGGVGQVVWADPAVLEDHGVRQWTEMPLWRTAAGVWSVDSSRAVAAGLSCRPLTTTISDTWEWLEAEGRPVEHPRAAEHGITPGKEAAILAALGHGIPRPAVRRP
- the otsB gene encoding trehalose-phosphatase, which encodes MGSQPHDLPPMPVPATAAGREGLEALLRAPRRAVIALDFDGTLAEIVPDPDQARAHPAAVPALAELAPQVDAVAVVTGRPAGVAVRYGGFAGVPGLEHLVVLGHYGAERWDAVTGIVHAPAEHPGVAAVRAELPGFLDAIGAWRGTWIEEKGQALAVHTRRAEDPTAAFDALREPLAELAARHGLMVEPGRAVLELRPPGMDKGVALTEFLTERDAEAVLYAGDDLGDLAAYSAVEKRRAEGLPGLLVCSGSAEVPELAARADLVLPGPGAVTAFLSQLAGALRA
- a CDS encoding DUF3263 domain-containing protein yields the protein MTDDGQVTRVTLTATEAAVLAYEGRTWPGPGAKERAIREGLGLTPVRYYQLLNALMDDPRALEHAPGTVNRLRRIREAQRARR